Proteins encoded in a region of the Alosa sapidissima isolate fAloSap1 chromosome 19, fAloSap1.pri, whole genome shotgun sequence genome:
- the tdh2 gene encoding L-threonine dehydrogenase 2 isoform X1 translates to MNRQHLDMLPAVRICLPSMAFLGSLCHGCGSRGGLFYMPVRAMSWSPRQINQCNNEDSSDPPPPEDCPRVLITGGLGQLGVGLAQLLREQYGKENVILSDIKKPPVEVFNSGPFVYADVLDYKNLRELVVNNRITWLVHYSALLSAVGEANVALARTINITGLHNVLDLALENCLRLFVPSTIGAFGPSSPRDPAPDLCVQRPRTIYGVSKVHGELMGEYLHHKYGLDFRCLRYPGVISANTKPGGGTTDYAVQIFHDALSTGHYECYLRSDTRLPMMHIADCHRATVEFMQAPECQLSLRTYNIAAMSFTPEEVAEEIRKHLPHLKVTYNPDAVRQTIADSWPVRFDDSNARRDWGWRPSYGLPELVTDMIYSICDKRANAGLPVS, encoded by the exons ATGAAT AGACAGCATCTCGACATGCTACCGGCTGTGCGGATCTGTTTGCCCTCCATGGCTTTTCTAGGTTCGCTGTGTCACGGATGCGGTAGCAGAGGAGGTTTGTTTTATATGCCGGTGCGTGCTATGAGTTGGTCTCCGCGGCAGATAAATCAGTGTAACAACGAGGATTCCTCcgaccctcctcctcctgaagATTGCCCCCGGGTACTCATCACAG GTGGATTAGGGCAACTTGGTGTTGGACTGGCACAACTGCTGAG GGAACAGTATGGGAAGGAAAATGTGATCCTATCGGACATCAAGAAGCCCCCCGTGGAGGTGTTCAACAGTG GGCCGTTTGTCTACGCTGATGTGTTGGATTACAAGAACTTGAGGGAGTTGGTGGTGAACAACCGGATCACATGGCTGGTGCACTACAGTGCTCTGCTCAGTGCTGTGGGGGAGGCCAACGTGGCCTTAGCGCGCACCATCAACATCACAG GCCTTCATAATGTACTTGACCTGGCGCTAGAGAACTGCTTGCGTCTCTTTGTCCCAAGCACCATTGGAGCATTTGGACCATCGTCTCCCCGTGACCCTGCACCTGACCTGTGTGTCCAGAGGCCACGGACCATCTATGGAGTGTCCAAAGTTCATGGAGAGTTGATGGGGGAG TACCTCCATCACAAATATGGATTGGATTTCCGTTGCTTACGCTACCCTGGAGTCATCTCAGCTAACACCAAGCCTGGAGGAGGAACAACAG ACTACGCTGTCCAGATTTTTCATGACGCCCTCAGCACAGGCCATTACGAGTGTTACCTGCGATCGGACACACGTCTTCCCATGATGCACATTGCTGACTGCCACCGTGCCACAGTGGAGTTTATGCAGGCCCCTGAATGTCAGCTGTCCTTGCGCACCTACAACATTGCTGCCATGAGTTTCACCCCCGAGGAAGTAGCTGAAGAAATACGCAAGCATCTGCCCCACCTGAAAGTCACCTACAACCCTGACGCAGTCCGCCAGACTATTG CGGACAGCTGGCCAGTGCGATTTGACGACTCCAATGCACGAAGAGACTGGGGTTGGCGGCCGTCTTATGGGCTTCCGGAACTCGTTACAGACATGATCTACTCTATCTGCGACAAGAGGGCCAATGCTGGGCTTCCAGTCAGCTAG
- the tdh2 gene encoding L-threonine dehydrogenase 2 isoform X2, with translation MLPAVRICLPSMAFLGSLCHGCGSRGGLFYMPVRAMSWSPRQINQCNNEDSSDPPPPEDCPRVLITGGLGQLGVGLAQLLREQYGKENVILSDIKKPPVEVFNSGPFVYADVLDYKNLRELVVNNRITWLVHYSALLSAVGEANVALARTINITGLHNVLDLALENCLRLFVPSTIGAFGPSSPRDPAPDLCVQRPRTIYGVSKVHGELMGEYLHHKYGLDFRCLRYPGVISANTKPGGGTTDYAVQIFHDALSTGHYECYLRSDTRLPMMHIADCHRATVEFMQAPECQLSLRTYNIAAMSFTPEEVAEEIRKHLPHLKVTYNPDAVRQTIADSWPVRFDDSNARRDWGWRPSYGLPELVTDMIYSICDKRANAGLPVS, from the exons ATGCTACCGGCTGTGCGGATCTGTTTGCCCTCCATGGCTTTTCTAGGTTCGCTGTGTCACGGATGCGGTAGCAGAGGAGGTTTGTTTTATATGCCGGTGCGTGCTATGAGTTGGTCTCCGCGGCAGATAAATCAGTGTAACAACGAGGATTCCTCcgaccctcctcctcctgaagATTGCCCCCGGGTACTCATCACAG GTGGATTAGGGCAACTTGGTGTTGGACTGGCACAACTGCTGAG GGAACAGTATGGGAAGGAAAATGTGATCCTATCGGACATCAAGAAGCCCCCCGTGGAGGTGTTCAACAGTG GGCCGTTTGTCTACGCTGATGTGTTGGATTACAAGAACTTGAGGGAGTTGGTGGTGAACAACCGGATCACATGGCTGGTGCACTACAGTGCTCTGCTCAGTGCTGTGGGGGAGGCCAACGTGGCCTTAGCGCGCACCATCAACATCACAG GCCTTCATAATGTACTTGACCTGGCGCTAGAGAACTGCTTGCGTCTCTTTGTCCCAAGCACCATTGGAGCATTTGGACCATCGTCTCCCCGTGACCCTGCACCTGACCTGTGTGTCCAGAGGCCACGGACCATCTATGGAGTGTCCAAAGTTCATGGAGAGTTGATGGGGGAG TACCTCCATCACAAATATGGATTGGATTTCCGTTGCTTACGCTACCCTGGAGTCATCTCAGCTAACACCAAGCCTGGAGGAGGAACAACAG ACTACGCTGTCCAGATTTTTCATGACGCCCTCAGCACAGGCCATTACGAGTGTTACCTGCGATCGGACACACGTCTTCCCATGATGCACATTGCTGACTGCCACCGTGCCACAGTGGAGTTTATGCAGGCCCCTGAATGTCAGCTGTCCTTGCGCACCTACAACATTGCTGCCATGAGTTTCACCCCCGAGGAAGTAGCTGAAGAAATACGCAAGCATCTGCCCCACCTGAAAGTCACCTACAACCCTGACGCAGTCCGCCAGACTATTG CGGACAGCTGGCCAGTGCGATTTGACGACTCCAATGCACGAAGAGACTGGGGTTGGCGGCCGTCTTATGGGCTTCCGGAACTCGTTACAGACATGATCTACTCTATCTGCGACAAGAGGGCCAATGCTGGGCTTCCAGTCAGCTAG